One part of the Streptomyces lydicus genome encodes these proteins:
- a CDS encoding purine-cytosine permease family protein, with translation MGTSTTSTSIPATEGAVETRGIEPVPDHERRGRVRELLPTWVAANISVLLLTMGASLVINNGLNLWQVLVVAAVASAVSFGMVGLLSVSGKWGGAPGAMLSRAAFGVRGNYFPGAILWVARFGWETINAVTGAYAILTVLHLVFGIKANNVLVVVTLLGFVACTFLVSGMGRKALNLCNKYSTYLFSAISVVVLVHLIVTMPWSDILHKSPGSATLMIAGIGTIAAGGISWVPTGPDFARYLPHSASGKKIVGTTVSGAALVLIPMVLMGGVLAVSSPSLANQNTDPMSFLGEVLPRAIAIPYLITALIGMMLINSLSMYSAGFTAQTMGVKLPRALAVSINAAISLIGGLFMMLVAKDFIGQFIAFLTLLAVSFSAWIGVYAVDMVRRRKLAVRYDADGLMNTGRTSRYWYTGGFCWQAMTAWAVALVAGLCFTKVQWFTGPLATTWIGENGLGWAATIALSAAVFAVLPAPRENVPATSAPAGARQPVEVG, from the coding sequence ATGGGCACCAGCACCACGTCCACGTCCATCCCTGCAACCGAAGGCGCCGTGGAGACCCGCGGCATCGAGCCGGTCCCCGATCACGAGCGTCGGGGCCGGGTCCGCGAACTCCTCCCCACCTGGGTCGCCGCCAACATCAGCGTGTTGTTGCTCACCATGGGGGCCTCGCTGGTGATCAACAACGGCCTGAACCTCTGGCAGGTACTGGTGGTGGCCGCCGTTGCCTCCGCGGTGTCCTTCGGCATGGTCGGCCTGCTGTCGGTCTCCGGCAAGTGGGGCGGTGCACCGGGCGCGATGCTCTCCCGGGCCGCCTTCGGCGTGCGCGGCAATTACTTCCCGGGCGCGATCCTCTGGGTCGCCCGCTTCGGCTGGGAGACGATCAACGCGGTCACCGGCGCCTACGCCATCCTGACCGTGCTGCACCTGGTCTTCGGGATCAAGGCCAACAACGTCCTGGTCGTGGTCACCCTGCTCGGCTTCGTCGCCTGCACCTTCCTGGTGAGCGGCATGGGCCGCAAGGCGCTGAACCTGTGCAACAAGTACTCCACGTACCTCTTCAGCGCGATCAGCGTGGTCGTTCTGGTCCACCTGATCGTCACGATGCCGTGGAGCGACATCCTCCACAAGTCGCCGGGCAGCGCGACCCTGATGATCGCCGGAATCGGCACCATCGCCGCCGGCGGCATCAGCTGGGTCCCCACCGGCCCGGACTTCGCGCGGTACCTCCCGCACTCCGCCTCCGGCAAGAAGATCGTCGGTACGACCGTCTCCGGCGCGGCCCTGGTGCTGATCCCGATGGTGCTCATGGGCGGGGTGCTGGCGGTCTCCAGCCCGTCACTGGCCAACCAGAACACCGACCCGATGTCGTTCCTCGGCGAGGTCCTGCCGCGCGCCATCGCGATCCCCTACCTGATCACCGCGCTCATCGGCATGATGCTGATCAACAGCCTGTCGATGTACTCCGCGGGCTTCACCGCCCAGACCATGGGCGTCAAGCTGCCGCGTGCCCTGGCGGTCAGCATCAACGCCGCGATCAGCCTGATCGGCGGTCTGTTCATGATGCTGGTGGCCAAGGACTTCATCGGCCAGTTCATCGCCTTCCTGACGCTGCTCGCGGTCTCCTTCTCCGCCTGGATCGGCGTCTACGCCGTCGACATGGTCCGCCGCCGCAAGCTGGCGGTCCGCTACGACGCCGACGGCCTGATGAACACCGGCCGCACCAGCCGCTACTGGTACACCGGCGGCTTCTGCTGGCAGGCCATGACCGCCTGGGCGGTGGCGCTCGTCGCGGGCCTGTGCTTCACCAAGGTCCAGTGGTTCACCGGCCCGCTGGCCACCACCTGGATCGGCGAGAACGGCCTGGGCTGGGCGGCGACCATCGCGCTCTCCGCGGCGGTCTTCGCCGTCCTTCCGGCGCCCCGGGAGAACGTCCCGGCGACCTCGGCTCCGGCCGGGGCGCGGCAGCCGGTCGAGGTGGGCTGA
- a CDS encoding LLM class flavin-dependent oxidoreductase, with amino-acid sequence MSALPALPVTVVRFNLVDPAPTPDALSARYRAAVDMAAFADDRGLTMIQTEEHHATTNGWMPSPLTFAGAVFGATRRIGVTVSALITPLHDPLRLAEDLASLDLLSGGRLVTVAGIGYRPEEYAAHGADWQGRGALQDEVLGTLLSAWTGEPFRYRGRTVRVTPRPYTRPHPLLLIGGSSRAAARRAARLGLPFFPSARLPGLEAYYHEQRAVFGTEGWVMQPPERTCLLHIAEDPDRTWAEYGGHLLYEARTYASWQSTGVRSAVRSSAQDTEALREEGVYRVVTPDECVGLAREAGPQGSLILHPLCGGMPVDEGWRSLHLFAERVLPRLQG; translated from the coding sequence ATGTCCGCGCTGCCCGCCCTGCCCGTCACGGTCGTACGGTTCAACCTCGTCGATCCGGCCCCCACCCCCGACGCGCTCTCCGCGCGCTACCGGGCCGCCGTCGACATGGCGGCGTTCGCCGACGACCGCGGCCTGACCATGATCCAGACCGAGGAGCACCACGCCACCACCAACGGCTGGATGCCCTCGCCGCTCACCTTCGCGGGCGCGGTCTTCGGTGCCACCCGCCGCATCGGCGTCACCGTCTCCGCCCTGATCACCCCGCTGCACGACCCGCTGCGACTGGCCGAGGACCTCGCCTCGCTCGACCTGCTCAGCGGCGGCCGGCTGGTCACCGTGGCCGGCATCGGCTACCGGCCCGAGGAGTACGCGGCGCACGGCGCGGACTGGCAGGGCCGCGGCGCCCTCCAGGACGAGGTCCTCGGAACCCTGCTGTCCGCCTGGACCGGCGAGCCGTTCCGCTACCGGGGGCGCACGGTCCGGGTCACCCCGCGCCCGTACACCCGGCCGCACCCGCTGCTGCTGATCGGCGGCAGCTCCCGCGCCGCCGCCCGGCGCGCCGCCCGGCTGGGGCTCCCCTTCTTCCCCAGTGCGCGCCTCCCCGGCCTGGAGGCGTACTACCACGAGCAGCGCGCCGTGTTCGGCACCGAGGGCTGGGTGATGCAGCCGCCCGAGCGGACCTGTCTGCTGCACATCGCCGAGGACCCGGACCGGACCTGGGCCGAGTACGGCGGCCATCTGCTGTACGAGGCGCGGACCTACGCCTCGTGGCAGTCCACCGGTGTCCGCTCCGCGGTGCGTTCGTCTGCCCAGGACACCGAGGCGCTGCGCGAGGAGGGCGTCTACCGCGTCGTCACTCCCGACGAGTGCGTGGGCCTGGCCCGGGAGGCCGGCCCGCAGGGCTCGTTGATCCTGCATCCGCTGTGCGGCGGGATGCCCGTCGACGAGGGCTGGCGCTCCCTGCACCTGTTCGCCGAGCGGGTGCTGCCCCGGCTCCAGGGGTGA
- a CDS encoding cupin domain-containing protein, whose product MSETNTTEDTTGATTGDTPAGAPGVGGTPGYVWAAVDDAPVRELFPGIRSRPLWTGGNGAKAQVLEMDPGSRWDGIDVHQPGPEEVFVVSGTFNDGDRDHPAGTFVHAPAGSWHVPQSATGCRLFVFYPEG is encoded by the coding sequence ATGAGCGAGACGAACACGACCGAGGACACCACCGGCGCCACGACCGGGGACACACCCGCGGGCGCCCCCGGGGTGGGCGGCACCCCCGGCTACGTATGGGCCGCGGTGGACGACGCCCCCGTCCGGGAGCTGTTCCCCGGCATCCGGAGCAGGCCGCTCTGGACGGGCGGGAACGGGGCCAAGGCCCAGGTCCTGGAGATGGACCCGGGCAGCCGCTGGGACGGCATCGATGTGCACCAGCCGGGGCCCGAGGAGGTGTTCGTGGTCTCCGGCACCTTCAACGACGGCGACCGCGACCACCCCGCCGGGACCTTCGTCCACGCCCCCGCCGGGTCCTGGCACGTACCGCAGTCGGCCACCGGCTGCCGCCTCTTCGTCTTCTACCCCGAAGGCTGA
- a CDS encoding sugar porter family MFS transporter: MTSTAQPTVPEGRKAHPDHLGHVIFITAAAAMGGFLFGYDSSVINGAVEAIRSRYEVGSAVLAQVIAIALIGCAIGAATAGRIADRIGRIRVMQIASVLFTISAVGSALPFALWDLAFWRIVGGFAIGMASVIGPAYIAEVSPSAYRGRLGSFQQAAIVVGIAISQLVNWGILNLADGQQRGKIGGLEAWQWMLGVMVIPAVLYGLLSFAIPESPRFLISIEKVDRAKEVLSEVEGHSVDLDKRVAEIQDAMRREHKPRFKDLLGKVGFLPIVWVGIGLSVFQQLVGINVAFYYSSALWQSVGIDPSSSFFYSFTTSIINIIGTVIAMIFVDKIGRRPLALIGSAGMAIALALEAWAFSAKTAAGTLPSTEGTVALIAAHVFVLFFALSWGVVVWVFLGEMFPNRIRAAALGVAASAQWIANWAITASFPSLSDWNLSGTYVIYTFFALLSIPFVLKFVKETKGKALEEMG, from the coding sequence TTGACCAGCACCGCGCAGCCGACGGTCCCGGAAGGCCGCAAGGCCCATCCCGACCACCTCGGCCATGTCATCTTCATTACCGCGGCTGCCGCGATGGGCGGCTTTCTCTTCGGCTATGACAGCTCCGTCATCAACGGCGCAGTCGAGGCGATCCGCAGCCGTTACGAGGTCGGTTCCGCCGTCCTCGCGCAGGTGATCGCCATCGCGCTGATCGGCTGCGCCATCGGTGCCGCCACCGCCGGCCGGATCGCAGACCGCATAGGCCGCATCCGCGTGATGCAGATCGCCTCGGTGCTGTTCACCATCAGTGCCGTCGGCTCCGCCCTGCCGTTCGCCCTGTGGGATCTGGCCTTCTGGCGAATCGTCGGCGGTTTCGCGATCGGTATGGCCTCGGTCATCGGCCCCGCCTACATCGCCGAGGTGTCGCCGTCCGCCTACCGCGGCCGGCTCGGCTCCTTCCAGCAGGCCGCGATCGTCGTCGGCATCGCCATCTCCCAGCTCGTCAACTGGGGCATCCTCAACCTCGCCGACGGCCAGCAGCGCGGCAAGATCGGCGGCCTTGAGGCATGGCAGTGGATGCTCGGCGTGATGGTCATCCCGGCCGTGCTCTACGGTCTGCTCTCGTTCGCGATCCCCGAGTCGCCGCGCTTCCTGATCTCCATCGAGAAGGTTGACCGCGCCAAGGAGGTGCTCTCCGAGGTCGAGGGCCACTCGGTGGACCTGGACAAGCGGGTCGCCGAGATCCAGGACGCGATGCGCCGCGAGCACAAGCCGAGGTTCAAGGACCTGCTCGGCAAGGTGGGCTTCCTGCCGATCGTCTGGGTCGGCATTGGACTCTCGGTCTTCCAGCAGCTGGTCGGCATCAATGTCGCGTTCTACTACTCCTCGGCGCTGTGGCAGTCCGTCGGCATCGATCCCAGCAGCTCGTTCTTCTACAGCTTCACCACGTCGATCATCAACATCATCGGTACCGTCATCGCGATGATCTTCGTCGACAAGATCGGCCGCCGTCCGCTGGCGCTGATCGGTTCGGCCGGTATGGCCATCGCCCTGGCCCTGGAAGCCTGGGCCTTCTCCGCCAAGACCGCGGCCGGCACCCTGCCGTCGACCGAAGGCACCGTGGCCCTGATCGCCGCCCACGTCTTCGTGCTCTTCTTCGCCCTCTCCTGGGGCGTCGTGGTCTGGGTCTTCCTCGGCGAGATGTTCCCGAACCGGATCCGTGCCGCCGCGCTGGGCGTCGCCGCCTCCGCGCAGTGGATCGCCAACTGGGCCATCACGGCCAGCTTCCCGAGCCTGTCCGACTGGAACCTCTCGGGCACGTACGTGATCTACACATTCTTCGCCCTGCTCTCGATCCCCTTCGTGCTCAAGTTCGTGAAGGAGACGAAGGGCAAGGCGTTGGAGGAGATGGGCTAA